A DNA window from Amycolatopsis sp. DSM 110486 contains the following coding sequences:
- a CDS encoding NAD(P)-binding domain-containing protein: MSADHETDVVVIGAGQAGLSAAYHLRRAGLANESGFVVLDHGKRPGGAWQYRWPSLVVGKVHGIHDLPGMAFGTPDTTKPASEVVSEYFGRFEKTFDLPVHRPVDVTAVRKTGDRLLVETPAETWAARAVVSATGTWDRPFWPHYPGQETFAGRQLHTADYTGAEEFRGRRVVVVGGGTSAVQLLMEIGPVARSTTWVTRRPPIWHDQDFNEDWGRQAVAKVERRVAEGLPPQSVVSVTDLAVTPEVRAAEAAGYLDRKPMFDHLVPEGVVWADGTFEPADLILWATGFRASIDHLAPLHLRAPGGGIRIDGTRVVAEPRLHLVGYGPSASTVGANRAGRAAVQEIRRYLGL; encoded by the coding sequence ATGAGTGCGGATCACGAGACCGACGTCGTGGTGATCGGGGCGGGGCAGGCGGGGCTGTCGGCGGCGTACCACCTGCGCCGCGCGGGACTCGCCAACGAGAGCGGCTTCGTGGTCCTCGACCACGGCAAACGGCCCGGCGGCGCGTGGCAGTACCGCTGGCCTTCACTGGTCGTCGGCAAGGTCCACGGCATCCACGACCTGCCCGGCATGGCCTTCGGCACGCCCGACACGACCAAGCCCGCCAGTGAGGTCGTGTCCGAGTACTTCGGCCGCTTCGAGAAGACCTTTGACCTCCCCGTGCACCGCCCGGTCGACGTCACGGCCGTGCGCAAAACCGGCGACCGCCTGCTGGTCGAGACCCCCGCCGAGACGTGGGCCGCGCGCGCCGTGGTGAGTGCGACGGGCACGTGGGACCGCCCGTTCTGGCCGCACTACCCGGGGCAGGAGACGTTCGCCGGCCGCCAGCTGCACACCGCCGACTACACCGGCGCCGAGGAGTTCCGCGGCCGCCGCGTGGTCGTGGTCGGCGGCGGTACTTCGGCCGTGCAGCTGCTGATGGAGATCGGGCCCGTCGCGAGGTCGACCACCTGGGTCACCCGCCGGCCGCCGATTTGGCACGACCAGGACTTCAACGAGGACTGGGGTCGCCAAGCCGTCGCGAAGGTGGAGCGGCGGGTGGCGGAAGGGCTGCCACCGCAGAGCGTCGTGAGCGTCACCGACCTCGCCGTGACGCCCGAGGTGCGGGCCGCGGAGGCCGCCGGGTACCTCGACCGCAAGCCGATGTTCGACCACCTCGTGCCCGAAGGCGTCGTCTGGGCCGACGGCACCTTCGAACCCGCGGACCTGATCCTCTGGGCCACCGGCTTCCGCGCCTCGATCGACCACCTCGCGCCCCTGCACCTGCGCGCTCCCGGCGGCGGCATCCGCATCGACGGCACGCGCGTGGTCGCCGAACCGCGCCTGCACCTCGTGGGCTACGGGCCCTCGGCCAGCACCGTCGGCGCCAACCGCGCCGGGCGCGCCGCCGTGCAGGAGATCCGCCGGTACCTCGGCCTCTGA
- a CDS encoding alpha/beta fold hydrolase, whose translation MGAGMVTLPGGTTIDVEVHGDGPALLLPVNPRPLEGEQAESVRQWGGDPALGRSLIDGLAGFRVIAFDYEGHTLTHPRPETLTPDEISADLLAIASAVNAESFAYYGYSWLALAGLQLALRTDRLTALVMGGYPPLDGPCDAMLAVTRATHAMPRTEGGDATPGDWDSVDFTMSTAQTGQFVTLYEALQGFGDHAVHLTCPRLCFTGTEDRIEYGERWGGVTVDIAGPLVANRAALEEDGWTVELLEGLDHMSAMQAKVVLPILRPWLDEHVA comes from the coding sequence ATGGGGGCCGGCATGGTCACGCTGCCCGGCGGAACGACGATCGACGTCGAGGTGCACGGCGACGGACCCGCGTTGCTGCTGCCTGTGAACCCGCGCCCGCTGGAAGGCGAGCAGGCCGAGTCCGTGCGCCAGTGGGGCGGCGACCCCGCGCTGGGCCGCTCGCTCATCGACGGTCTCGCGGGCTTCCGCGTGATCGCCTTCGACTACGAGGGCCACACCCTCACCCATCCCCGCCCGGAAACCCTTACGCCGGACGAAATCTCGGCCGACCTGCTGGCGATCGCGTCAGCCGTGAACGCCGAAAGCTTCGCCTACTACGGCTACTCCTGGCTGGCTCTCGCCGGTCTCCAGCTCGCCCTGCGCACCGACCGTCTCACGGCCCTGGTGATGGGCGGCTACCCGCCCCTCGACGGCCCGTGCGACGCGATGCTCGCCGTCACCCGGGCGACGCACGCGATGCCCCGCACGGAAGGCGGCGACGCGACACCGGGCGATTGGGACTCCGTCGACTTCACGATGTCCACGGCGCAGACCGGCCAGTTCGTCACGCTTTACGAGGCCCTGCAAGGCTTCGGCGACCACGCCGTCCACCTGACGTGTCCCCGCCTGTGCTTCACGGGCACCGAAGACCGCATCGAATACGGCGAACGCTGGGGTGGCGTCACGGTCGACATCGCGGGTCCTCTCGTCGCGAACCGCGCGGCCCTCGAAGAGGACGGCTGGACAGTCGAGCTCCTCGAGGGTCTCGACCACATGAGCGCCATGCAGGCCAAGGTTGTGCTCCCGATCCTGCGTCCCTGGCTTGACGAGCACGTGGCGTAG
- a CDS encoding MarR family winged helix-turn-helix transcriptional regulator — translation MNEQSSPDVVAQRLRILVGRLRRRMQDASSVRGLSAPQASALARLAISEPSSASQLAGAERVRPQSMAKTVAALHEQGLIRREADAEDARRQLLFLTDEGRAVAQGARASREEWLANAFEQRFTEAERQVLDQALTLLERVVEE, via the coding sequence GTGAACGAACAGAGCTCTCCCGACGTCGTGGCCCAGCGGCTGCGGATCCTCGTCGGCCGGTTGCGGCGGCGGATGCAGGACGCGTCGTCCGTGCGTGGACTGAGTGCGCCGCAGGCGTCGGCGTTGGCGCGGCTGGCGATTTCCGAACCGTCGTCGGCCAGTCAGCTGGCGGGTGCGGAGCGGGTCCGGCCGCAGTCGATGGCCAAGACGGTCGCGGCGCTGCACGAGCAGGGCCTGATCCGGCGCGAGGCCGACGCCGAAGACGCGCGACGCCAGCTGCTCTTCCTGACCGACGAGGGGCGCGCCGTCGCCCAGGGGGCCCGCGCCAGCCGGGAAGAGTGGCTGGCCAACGCGTTCGAGCAGCGCTTCACCGAGGCCGAGCGCCAGGTCCTGGACCAGGCACTGACCTTGCTGGAGCGCGTGGTCGAAGAATGA
- a CDS encoding MFS transporter — translation MSAPVKPRERFGAGDGFNRKLIAPLVSGAILNPINSTIVSVALVSIGVAFGAPPSQTAWLISALYLATAVGQPVVGRLIDIYGPRRLFLPATALVGVAGVIGALAPNLAVLIVARVILGFGTCAGYPAAMRLIRDEGRRTGKDSPAGVLTILAIATQTIAVIGPPLGGLLIGLGGWQATLAINIPIAIVAFVLGRLRFPRDERAPGKLNLDFPGMALFATTLVALLLFLMNPHAGSWYLLVITALAAAGFTVHELRHPRPFIDLRVLGGNIPLLLTYGRALLAYIVSYSFIYGFTQWLEDGRGLSASTTGLVTLPMFATGIVVSAITGRRQGLRGKLVVAAVAQLVACVLLLTLVPTSPLWTIVGIVLIFGIPQGLNSLALQNAVYRQANPDDVGTSAGLLRTFGYLGAIVSSAAQGGFYGQRADTGGLHHLAWFLVIASVVFLLVNVLDRTLARSTHPERHPEMTEQLDPARTALLVMDYQAGIVSRVADDQALLDRVGTAISDVRAHGGHVGWVRVGFDDAEFDAIPSTSVFARMVAPESRAVMHADAPATQIDERLSPQPQDVSVRKIRVGAFTTTDLDTQLRERDVDTLVLAGISTSGVVLSTVREAMDRDYRILVLDDASADPEPGTHEFLTGTIFPKFATVLDVDALAKLWA, via the coding sequence ATGAGCGCGCCCGTGAAGCCCCGCGAGCGGTTCGGCGCGGGCGACGGGTTCAACCGCAAGCTCATCGCACCACTCGTCTCCGGCGCGATCCTGAACCCGATCAACTCCACGATCGTCTCGGTCGCTCTGGTGTCGATCGGCGTCGCGTTCGGCGCGCCACCCTCGCAGACGGCGTGGCTGATCTCCGCGCTCTACCTCGCGACGGCGGTCGGCCAGCCCGTGGTCGGGCGCCTCATCGACATCTACGGTCCGCGCCGGCTGTTCCTCCCCGCGACGGCTCTGGTCGGGGTAGCGGGTGTGATCGGCGCGCTGGCGCCGAACCTGGCGGTGCTGATCGTCGCCCGCGTGATCCTCGGCTTCGGTACCTGCGCCGGCTACCCCGCGGCGATGCGGCTGATCCGTGACGAAGGCCGCCGCACGGGCAAGGACAGTCCCGCCGGTGTGCTCACCATCCTGGCGATCGCCACGCAGACCATCGCCGTGATCGGCCCGCCGCTGGGCGGGCTGCTGATCGGCCTCGGCGGCTGGCAGGCCACGCTGGCGATCAACATCCCCATCGCGATCGTGGCGTTCGTGCTCGGCCGGCTGCGTTTCCCGCGCGACGAACGCGCCCCGGGCAAGCTGAACCTCGACTTCCCCGGCATGGCCCTGTTCGCGACGACGCTGGTCGCGCTCCTGCTGTTCCTCATGAACCCGCACGCCGGCTCGTGGTACCTGCTCGTGATCACCGCGCTCGCCGCCGCGGGTTTCACGGTGCACGAGCTGCGCCACCCCCGCCCGTTCATCGACCTGCGGGTGCTCGGCGGCAACATCCCGCTGCTGCTCACCTACGGCCGTGCCCTGCTCGCGTACATCGTCTCCTACAGCTTCATCTACGGCTTCACCCAATGGCTCGAGGACGGCCGCGGCCTGTCGGCGAGCACCACGGGCCTGGTCACGCTGCCGATGTTCGCCACCGGCATCGTCGTCTCGGCGATCACCGGACGCCGGCAGGGCCTGCGCGGCAAGCTGGTCGTCGCCGCTGTCGCGCAACTCGTCGCGTGTGTGCTCTTGCTGACGCTGGTGCCGACCAGTCCGTTGTGGACGATCGTCGGGATCGTGCTGATCTTCGGCATCCCGCAGGGCCTCAACAGCCTCGCGCTGCAGAACGCCGTGTACCGGCAGGCGAATCCCGACGACGTCGGCACGTCCGCGGGCCTGCTGCGCACCTTCGGCTACCTCGGCGCCATCGTCTCCTCCGCCGCACAAGGCGGTTTCTACGGTCAACGGGCCGACACCGGCGGCCTCCATCACCTGGCGTGGTTCCTGGTGATCGCGAGCGTCGTCTTCCTGCTCGTCAACGTCCTCGACCGGACGCTGGCGCGATCCACCCATCCCGAAAGGCACCCGGAAATGACCGAACAGCTCGACCCGGCCCGCACTGCCCTGCTCGTCATGGACTACCAGGCCGGCATCGTGAGCCGCGTCGCCGACGACCAGGCGCTCCTCGATCGCGTCGGCACCGCGATCTCCGACGTCCGCGCCCACGGCGGGCACGTCGGCTGGGTCCGCGTCGGCTTCGACGACGCCGAGTTCGACGCCATCCCGTCCACCAGCGTGTTCGCCCGCATGGTGGCGCCCGAAAGCCGCGCGGTGATGCACGCCGACGCCCCGGCCACCCAGATCGACGAGCGGCTCAGCCCGCAGCCGCAGGACGTCTCGGTGCGCAAGATCCGCGTCGGCGCGTTCACCACCACCGACCTCGACACCCAGCTGCGCGAGCGCGACGTCGACACCCTCGTGCTGGCCGGCATCAGCACCAGCGGCGTGGTGCTCAGCACCGTGCGCGAGGCGATGGACCGCGACTACCGGATCCTCGTGCTCGACGACGCCAGCGCCGACCCGGAGCCCGGCACCCACGAGTTCCTCACCGGCACGATCTTCCCGAAGTTCGCCACCGTGCTCGACGTCGACGCGCTGGCGAAGCTCTGGGCCTAG
- the iolD gene encoding 3D-(3,5/4)-trihydroxycyclohexane-1,2-dione acylhydrolase (decyclizing), which yields MRLTTAQALVRWLLAQRSETLDGREVPLFPGVFAIFGHGNVLGFGTALEEHRDEIPVWRGHTEQGMALAAVGYAKATQRRQVGVVTSSIGPGALNMVTAAGVAHANRLPVLLLPGDTFVSRAPDPVLQQIEPFHDGTATVNDAFRAVSRYFDRITRPEQLLATLPQVARVLTDPADCGPVTLALPQDVQAETFDFPPTLFEPVTHRLPRPRPDRRAVTEAAGVLRAARRPLLVLGGGVRYSGAGKRALEFAERHGIPVTETTAGRTLVPHTHPLYAGPLGVTGSSSANAVAATADVVFAVGTRLQDFTTASWTVFSPDMRLVTLNAAAFDAVKHGALAVVGDAYAGLDDLAAQLESWRVDPQWTSQAAEERVKWDAHIGSLRSAASEIPSYAQVVGVVNDLSEPRDYVMTASGGLPGELIGGWRGSGEVSMDVEYGFSCMGYELSGAWGAAMAHDSGLVTTLLGDGSYLMLNSDLFSAAFAGHPLVAVVCDNGGYAVIARLQQGQGGKPFNNFYADCRTSHAEPPRVDFARHAESLGCVVFSASSVDDLRDAYAKARTAAVAESRPAVVVVRTLPAAWTEAGAWWEVGVPEHLAGRPDFDAAKPGQVRYLSR from the coding sequence ATGAGGCTGACGACGGCGCAGGCGTTGGTGCGCTGGCTGCTCGCGCAGCGGTCCGAGACGCTCGACGGCCGCGAGGTGCCGCTGTTCCCCGGTGTCTTCGCGATCTTCGGCCACGGCAACGTCCTCGGCTTCGGCACCGCCCTCGAAGAGCACCGCGACGAGATCCCCGTCTGGCGCGGGCACACCGAGCAGGGCATGGCGCTCGCGGCCGTCGGCTACGCGAAGGCGACGCAACGGCGCCAGGTCGGCGTGGTCACCTCGTCGATCGGTCCTGGCGCGCTCAACATGGTGACGGCCGCGGGGGTCGCGCACGCCAACCGGCTGCCGGTGTTGCTGCTGCCGGGCGACACGTTCGTCAGCCGCGCGCCCGACCCGGTGCTGCAGCAGATCGAGCCGTTCCACGACGGCACGGCGACGGTGAACGACGCCTTCCGCGCCGTGAGCCGCTACTTCGACCGGATCACGCGACCGGAGCAGCTGCTCGCGACGCTGCCGCAGGTCGCGCGCGTGCTCACCGACCCGGCCGACTGCGGGCCGGTGACGCTGGCGCTGCCGCAGGACGTGCAGGCCGAGACGTTCGACTTCCCGCCAACGCTCTTCGAGCCCGTGACGCACCGGCTGCCGCGCCCGCGCCCGGACCGGCGCGCGGTGACCGAGGCGGCCGGGGTGCTGCGCGCGGCCCGGCGTCCGCTGCTGGTGCTGGGTGGCGGCGTGCGCTACTCGGGTGCGGGTAAGCGCGCGCTGGAGTTCGCCGAGCGGCACGGGATTCCGGTCACGGAGACCACGGCGGGGCGGACGCTGGTGCCGCACACGCATCCGCTGTACGCGGGGCCGCTGGGTGTCACCGGGTCGTCTTCGGCGAACGCCGTGGCCGCGACCGCCGACGTGGTGTTCGCCGTCGGCACCCGGCTGCAGGACTTCACCACCGCGTCGTGGACCGTGTTCTCGCCGGACATGCGGCTGGTCACGCTCAACGCGGCCGCGTTCGACGCAGTGAAGCACGGCGCGCTGGCCGTCGTGGGCGACGCCTACGCCGGGCTCGACGATCTGGCCGCACAGCTGGAAAGCTGGCGCGTCGATCCACAGTGGACTTCCCAGGCCGCCGAGGAGCGCGTCAAGTGGGACGCGCACATCGGCTCCCTGCGTTCTGCTGCCTCGGAGATCCCCAGCTACGCGCAGGTTGTCGGTGTGGTCAACGACCTGTCCGAGCCGCGCGACTACGTGATGACCGCCTCAGGCGGGCTGCCGGGTGAGCTGATCGGCGGCTGGCGCGGGTCCGGCGAGGTGAGCATGGACGTGGAGTACGGCTTCTCGTGCATGGGGTACGAGCTATCCGGCGCGTGGGGCGCCGCGATGGCCCACGACAGCGGCCTCGTGACGACCCTGCTGGGCGACGGCTCGTACCTGATGCTCAACTCCGACCTGTTCTCCGCCGCCTTCGCGGGCCACCCGCTCGTCGCGGTGGTCTGCGACAACGGCGGGTACGCCGTGATCGCGCGCCTGCAACAGGGCCAGGGTGGCAAGCCGTTCAACAACTTCTACGCTGACTGCCGCACCTCCCACGCCGAGCCGCCCCGCGTGGATTTCGCGCGCCACGCGGAATCCCTGGGCTGCGTGGTGTTCTCGGCTTCGTCGGTCGACGACCTCCGGGACGCGTACGCCAAGGCGCGCACGGCCGCCGTCGCCGAGAGCCGGCCCGCGGTGGTCGTGGTGCGCACGCTGCCCGCAGCGTGGACGGAAGCCGGCGCGTGGTGGGAGGTCGGCGTGCCCGAGCACCTCGCGGGCCGCCCGGACTTCGACGCCGCGAAGCCCGGGCAGGTCCGCTACCTGAGCCGCTAG
- the iolB gene encoding 5-deoxy-glucuronate isomerase translates to MSALHHPHGTLTDDSDPILLTPEGAGWSHTGLRVLKVGRRLPRMIETGEFEAFVLPLSGSLTVRVDDEEFELEGRDSVFSRVTDFVYVPRDAEVELTSPTGAEVALPMARCERRLDPRYGAAEDVPVEVRGSGQATRQVTNFGVPGVWDHADKLNACELITPDGNWSSYPPHKHDEASECEVVNEEIYYFRIAGRDGITPSREGFGLHRTYTADGSLDEDVAVRDGDVFVIPRGYHGPCVAAPGYPMYYLNVLAGPAEERSMAFCDDPAHGWVRDTWATQQQDPRCPVTDYEGRVR, encoded by the coding sequence GTGAGCGCACTGCACCATCCACACGGGACACTGACCGACGACTCCGACCCGATTCTGCTGACGCCCGAGGGAGCCGGCTGGTCGCACACCGGCCTGCGGGTCCTCAAGGTCGGCCGCCGGCTGCCCCGGATGATCGAGACCGGCGAGTTCGAGGCGTTCGTGCTGCCGCTGTCCGGCTCGCTCACCGTGCGCGTCGACGACGAAGAGTTCGAGCTCGAAGGCCGCGATTCGGTGTTCTCGCGTGTCACTGACTTCGTCTACGTGCCGCGCGACGCCGAGGTCGAGCTGACCTCGCCCACCGGCGCCGAGGTCGCGCTGCCGATGGCCCGCTGCGAGCGCCGGCTGGACCCGAGGTACGGCGCGGCCGAGGACGTGCCCGTGGAGGTCCGCGGCTCGGGCCAGGCGACGCGGCAGGTCACCAACTTCGGTGTGCCCGGCGTGTGGGACCACGCGGACAAGCTCAACGCGTGCGAACTCATCACGCCCGACGGCAACTGGTCCTCCTACCCGCCGCACAAGCACGACGAGGCGAGCGAGTGCGAGGTCGTGAACGAGGAGATCTACTACTTCCGCATCGCCGGGCGCGATGGGATCACGCCTTCCCGTGAGGGCTTCGGCCTGCACCGCACCTACACGGCCGACGGTTCGCTCGACGAAGACGTGGCGGTGCGCGACGGCGACGTTTTCGTGATCCCGCGTGGCTACCACGGCCCGTGCGTCGCGGCGCCGGGTTACCCGATGTACTACTTGAACGTGCTGGCCGGGCCCGCCGAAGAGCGTTCGATGGCGTTCTGCGACGACCCCGCGCACGGCTGGGTCCGCGACACCTGGGCCACGCAGCAGCAGGACCCTCGGTGTCCTGTCACCGATTACGAAGGACGGGTTCGATGA
- a CDS encoding aldolase produces MTPLLTDERWSELLRVRATDPGAVRRAYAARRRRENLLSDKGTLFLVAADHPARGALGVGGDPLAMADRRSLLERLLVALANPAVDGLLATPDVVEELLLLDALHDKVVIGSMNRGGLAGADWEIDDRFTGYHAASLVDSRLDGGKMLLRLVDDDPGTVPTLQACADAVTELASYGLVAMVEPLPYARAEGRLVLQKDAAALARAVTVASGIGVTSAHTWLKLPSTDDTAVLGATTLPVVILGGVPSGDPAADLASWGRTLRHDVVRGLVVGRTLLYPPDGDVGSAVAAAAKILEAAK; encoded by the coding sequence GTGACGCCGTTGCTGACCGACGAACGCTGGAGCGAGCTGCTGCGCGTGCGGGCCACCGACCCGGGCGCGGTGCGGCGGGCGTACGCGGCGCGGCGGCGGCGCGAGAACCTGTTGTCGGACAAGGGAACCCTGTTCCTCGTCGCCGCCGACCACCCGGCCCGCGGCGCCCTCGGCGTGGGCGGCGACCCGCTCGCGATGGCCGACCGCAGGTCGCTGCTCGAACGGCTGCTGGTGGCGCTGGCCAACCCGGCCGTCGACGGGCTGCTCGCCACCCCCGACGTCGTCGAGGAGCTGCTGCTGCTCGACGCGCTGCACGACAAGGTCGTGATCGGCTCGATGAACCGCGGTGGCCTGGCCGGCGCCGACTGGGAGATCGACGACCGCTTCACCGGCTACCACGCCGCGTCGCTCGTCGACTCCCGGCTCGACGGCGGCAAGATGCTGCTGCGGCTCGTCGACGACGACCCCGGCACGGTCCCGACCCTGCAAGCCTGCGCCGACGCCGTCACAGAGCTCGCTTCCTACGGCCTCGTCGCCATGGTCGAGCCCCTGCCCTACGCCCGTGCCGAAGGCCGGCTGGTGCTGCAGAAGGACGCCGCGGCGCTGGCCCGGGCCGTCACGGTGGCCTCGGGCATCGGCGTGACGTCGGCGCACACCTGGCTCAAGCTGCCGTCGACCGACGACACCGCCGTGCTCGGCGCCACGACGTTGCCGGTGGTGATCCTGGGCGGGGTGCCCTCGGGTGACCCCGCCGCCGACCTCGCGTCGTGGGGCCGCACGCTGCGGCACGACGTGGTGCGCGGCCTCGTCGTGGGCCGTACCCTGCTCTACCCGCCCGACGGCGACGTCGGGTCCGCCGTGGCAGCTGCCGCGAAGATCCTGGAGGCCGCGAAGTGA
- the iolC gene encoding 5-dehydro-2-deoxygluconokinase, with protein sequence MSLEALTVGRVGVDLYPEQSGVPLAEVATFAKSLGGTATNVAVAAARLGRRTAVLTKVGPDGFGDYVRQALTRFGVSPDHVGTSPDLQTPVVFCELNPPADPPLLFYRSPIAPDLTLTDADVPWDVVREVPLLWVTGTGVSTDPARKTQRKILEARGRRQHTVVDLDYRPMFWPDVETAREEIGWMLDHVTVAVGNRAEVEVAVGTADPEEAADRMLTRGVRLAVIKKGAEGVLVATPEGRATVKPQRVEVVCGLGAGDGFGGALVHGLLSGWEPVRLAEYANAAGALVAARLACADAMPTAAEIEELL encoded by the coding sequence GTGAGTCTCGAGGCGCTGACCGTCGGCCGGGTCGGGGTGGACCTCTACCCCGAGCAGAGCGGCGTGCCGCTGGCCGAGGTCGCCACGTTCGCCAAGTCGCTCGGCGGCACCGCGACCAACGTCGCGGTCGCCGCCGCGCGGCTCGGCCGGCGCACCGCCGTGCTCACGAAGGTGGGGCCCGACGGGTTCGGCGACTACGTGCGCCAGGCGCTCACGCGCTTCGGCGTCTCACCGGACCATGTCGGCACCTCGCCGGATCTGCAGACGCCGGTGGTGTTCTGCGAGCTGAACCCGCCGGCCGACCCACCGCTGCTGTTCTACCGCTCCCCCATCGCGCCCGATCTCACGCTGACCGACGCCGACGTGCCGTGGGACGTCGTCCGCGAGGTCCCGCTGCTGTGGGTCACGGGCACGGGCGTCTCCACGGACCCGGCGCGCAAGACGCAGCGCAAGATCCTCGAGGCGCGCGGCCGGCGGCAGCACACCGTGGTCGACCTCGACTACCGGCCGATGTTCTGGCCGGACGTCGAGACCGCGCGCGAGGAGATCGGCTGGATGCTCGACCACGTGACGGTGGCCGTCGGCAACCGCGCGGAAGTCGAGGTGGCCGTGGGCACGGCGGACCCGGAGGAGGCCGCGGACCGGATGCTCACCCGTGGCGTGCGGCTCGCGGTGATCAAGAAGGGCGCGGAAGGCGTGCTCGTCGCGACCCCCGAAGGCCGGGCGACGGTGAAACCGCAGCGTGTCGAGGTGGTGTGCGGCCTCGGCGCGGGCGACGGCTTCGGCGGTGCCCTCGTGCACGGGCTGCTGTCGGGCTGGGAGCCGGTGCGCCTCGCGGAGTACGCCAACGCGGCCGGCGCGCTGGTCGCGGCGCGGCTCGCGTGCGCCGACGCGATGCCGACCGCCGCGGAGATCGAGGAGCTGCTGTGA
- a CDS encoding ATP-binding cassette domain-containing protein, protein MNAPLIEVKDVGKMYGSVVALRDVSTVVNAGEVTCVLGDNGAGKSTLIKILAGVHQHDRGEFQVEGEPVRFTSPREALDLGIATVYQDLAVVPLMSVWRNFFLGSEPTTGFGPFRMLDRKKGRETTKQALADMGIDLRDVEQPVGTLSGGERQCVAIARAVHFGAKVLILDEPTAALGVKQAGVVLKYVAQARDRGLGVVLITHNPHHAYPVADRFLLLKRGAALGSYEKPEIGIAELTRQMAGGAELEALEHELRAVET, encoded by the coding sequence ATGAACGCTCCCCTGATCGAAGTCAAGGACGTCGGCAAGATGTACGGCAGCGTCGTGGCGCTGCGCGATGTGTCCACAGTGGTCAACGCGGGCGAGGTCACCTGCGTGCTCGGCGACAACGGCGCCGGCAAGTCCACGCTCATCAAGATCCTCGCCGGCGTGCACCAGCACGACCGCGGCGAGTTCCAGGTCGAGGGCGAGCCCGTGCGGTTCACCTCGCCGCGCGAGGCGCTGGACCTCGGCATCGCCACGGTGTACCAGGACCTCGCCGTGGTACCGCTGATGAGCGTCTGGCGCAACTTCTTCCTCGGCTCCGAGCCGACGACCGGGTTCGGGCCGTTCCGGATGCTCGACCGGAAGAAGGGCCGCGAGACCACCAAACAGGCGCTGGCCGACATGGGCATCGACCTGCGTGACGTCGAGCAACCCGTGGGCACACTGTCGGGCGGTGAACGCCAGTGCGTCGCCATCGCGCGGGCCGTGCACTTCGGCGCGAAGGTGCTGATCCTCGACGAGCCCACCGCGGCCCTGGGCGTGAAGCAGGCCGGCGTGGTGCTCAAGTACGTGGCGCAGGCGCGCGACCGCGGCCTCGGCGTCGTGCTGATCACGCACAACCCGCACCACGCCTACCCTGTGGCCGACCGGTTCCTGCTGCTCAAGCGGGGTGCCGCGCTCGGCTCGTACGAGAAGCCCGAGATCGGCATCGCGGAGCTCACGCGGCAGATGGCGGGCGGTGCCGAGCTGGAGGCCCTGGAACACGAGCTGCGCGCGGTGGAGACGTGA
- a CDS encoding ABC transporter permease — MTTLDERLVKPTLMDRLVVRPEIGALLGAAVVFLFFSLVTEKFFSASGAATWLDDAATLGIMAVAVSLLMIGGEFDLSAGVMTASTSLVTAILATEAGWNVWLALLASLVFALVVGAFNGWLVMKTGLPSFIVTLGTFLALQGLNLGVTRLVTGTVQVSGMRSTDGYASAGFVFASTVNIGGTPFQISIVWWIGVTAVAAWLLSRTRFGNWIFAVGGSAASSRAVGVPVVRTKILLFMGTALAAWLVGSINILRFASVQANQGIGLEFQYIIAAVIGGCLLTGGYGSAVGAAIGALIFGMARQGIVFAGWDSDWFMLFLGIMLLAAVLVNNAFRRRAERVRR; from the coding sequence ATGACGACCCTCGACGAGCGGCTCGTGAAACCGACGCTCATGGACCGGCTGGTGGTCCGGCCGGAGATCGGCGCGCTGCTCGGCGCAGCTGTCGTCTTTCTGTTCTTCAGCCTCGTCACCGAGAAGTTCTTCAGCGCCAGCGGCGCCGCCACCTGGCTCGACGACGCGGCGACGCTCGGCATCATGGCCGTGGCCGTCTCCCTGCTGATGATCGGCGGTGAGTTCGACCTGTCGGCGGGCGTGATGACGGCGTCGACCTCGCTGGTCACCGCGATCCTCGCGACCGAGGCGGGCTGGAACGTGTGGCTCGCGCTGCTGGCCTCGCTGGTGTTCGCGCTGGTCGTCGGTGCGTTCAACGGCTGGCTCGTGATGAAAACGGGCCTGCCGAGCTTCATCGTCACCCTCGGCACGTTCCTGGCGCTGCAGGGCCTCAACCTCGGCGTGACGCGGCTGGTCACCGGCACTGTGCAGGTCTCGGGCATGCGCTCGACCGACGGCTACGCCTCGGCCGGGTTCGTGTTCGCCTCCACGGTGAACATCGGGGGCACGCCGTTCCAGATCTCCATCGTGTGGTGGATCGGGGTGACGGCGGTGGCCGCGTGGCTGCTTTCGCGCACGCGGTTCGGCAACTGGATCTTCGCCGTCGGCGGCTCGGCGGCCAGCTCGCGCGCGGTCGGCGTACCGGTGGTGCGCACGAAGATCCTGCTGTTCATGGGTACGGCGCTCGCGGCGTGGCTCGTCGGCTCGATCAACATCCTGCGGTTCGCCAGCGTGCAGGCCAACCAGGGCATCGGGCTGGAGTTCCAGTACATCATCGCCGCGGTGATCGGCGGTTGCCTGCTCACCGGCGGGTACGGCTCGGCCGTGGGCGCGGCGATCGGCGCCCTGATCTTCGGCATGGCGCGCCAGGGCATCGTGTTCGCCGGGTGGGACAGCGACTGGTTCATGCTGTTCCTCGGGATCATGCTGCTGGCCGCGGTCCTGGTCAACAACGCCTTCCGGCGACGCGCGGAAAGGGTCCGGCGATGA